One segment of Ziziphus jujuba cultivar Dongzao chromosome 12, ASM3175591v1 DNA contains the following:
- the LOC107428730 gene encoding uncharacterized protein LOC107428730 isoform X2 has protein sequence MVASSNFDRRLTKQVYDNVHRNIFLDPLCLKFIDTEQFQRLRDLKQLGLTHMVYPGAVHSRFEHSLGVYWLAGEAMNKLATYQGTELDIDGDEIQAVKLAGLLHDVGHGPFSHLFERDFLPQFLNGQKWSHEDMSVRMIDYIVDEHHIEVDPTILNKVKEMITASSENVPGKSAREKSFLYEIVANGRTGIDVDKFDYIVRDTRACGLGCSFHFERLMDAMRVMDNEICYHNNDYLTIHKIFATRADLHRTVYTHAKVKAIELMVVDALVKANDFSRIAARAQDPALFCELNDSILKFIEFSSNNELKESKDLINRIRRRDLYKNSGPVELKEEDVAVSIIKIDLTNGRNSPLERINFFQDVESNEKFPIQDDRISHLLPSSYQDMIVRVYAKKPELVEAVSEAFENFQRKTYGTILQVHATPERKKHMR, from the exons ATGGTAGCTTCTTCGAACTTTGATCGGCGCTTGACGAAGCAAGTTTACGACAACGTTCACCGAAACATATTTCTCGATCCG CTCTGTTTGAAGTTCATCGACACTGAACAGTTTCAAAG GCTTCGTGATCTAAAGCAGCTTG GTTTGACACACATGGTTTACCCTGGGGCTGTACATTCTAGATTTGAGCATTCACTTGGGGTGTATTGGCTGGCTGGTGAAGCTATGAATAAACTTGCAACATATCAA GGGACGGAGCTTGATATTGATGGTGATGAAATACAGGCAGTCAAACTTGCTG GACTACTTCATGATGTCGGGCATGGGCCTTTCAGTCACTTATTTGAGCGTGACTTTCTTCCCCAGTTTCTTAATGGCCAGAAATG GTCTCATGAGGACATGTCAGTAAGGATGATAGACTACATTGTTGATGAGCACCATATTGAAGTGGATCCTACAATCCTTAACAAAGTGAAG GAAATGATCACTGCCAGTTCTGAAAATGTGCCAGGAAAA AGTGCAAGGGAAAAAAGTTTCTTATATGAAATTGTTGCAAATGGACGTACTGGAATAGATGTTGACAA GTTTGATTACATTGTTCGAGACACTCGGGCTTGTGGTCTAGGCTGCAGTTTTCATTTTGAGAG GTTAATGGATGCTATGCGAGTTATGGACAATGAGATATGCTATCATAATAATGATT ATCTAACAATCCACAAGATATTTGCCACTCGTGCTGATTTACATCGAACAGTCTATACACATGCCAAAGTGAAG GCTATAGAGCTCATGGTTGTAGATGCTCTGGTGAAAGCAAATGATTTTTCTAGAATTGCTGCTAGGGCTCAAGATCCAGCTTTGTTTTGCGAG TTAAATGactcaattttgaaatttattgagttCTCTTCTAACAATGAGCTCAAGGAGTCTAAAGACTTGATCAATCGCATTCGTAGAAGAGATCTGTACAAG AACTCTGGTCCTGTGGAACTCAAGGAAGAAGATGTTGCTGTTAgcattattaaaattgatttgacAAATGGAAGAAATAGCCCTCTTGAAAG GATCAATTTTTTCCAG GATGTGGAGAGCAATGAAAAATTTCCAATCCAAGATGACCGCATCAGTCACTTGCTTCCTTCATCTTATCAAGATATGATCGTGAGGGTGTACGCAAAGAAGCCTGAACTG gttGAAGCGGTTTCTGAggcttttgaaaattttcagcgAAAGACATATGGGACGATTCTACAGGTACATGCAACTCCAGAGAGGAAGAAACATATGCGGTAA
- the LOC107428730 gene encoding uncharacterized protein LOC107428730 isoform X1: MVASSNFDRRLTKQVYDNVHRNIFLDPLCLKFIDTEQFQRLRDLKQLGLTHMVYPGAVHSRFEHSLGVYWLAGEAMNKLATYQGTELDIDGDEIQAVKLAGLLHDVGHGPFSHLFERDFLPQFLNGQKWSHEDMSVRMIDYIVDEHHIEVDPTILNKVKEMITASSENVPGKSAREKSFLYEIVANGRTGIDVDKFDYIVRDTRACGLGCSFHFERLMDAMRVMDNEICYHNNDYLTIHKIFATRADLHRTVYTHAKVKAIELMVVDALVKANDFSRIAARAQDPALFCELNDSILKFIEFSSNNELKESKDLINRIRRRDLYKFCGEFSVPKDKLDHFKDITSKDIICSQNSGPVELKEEDVAVSIIKIDLTNGRNSPLERINFFQDVESNEKFPIQDDRISHLLPSSYQDMIVRVYAKKPELVEAVSEAFENFQRKTYGTILQVHATPERKKHMR; the protein is encoded by the exons ATGGTAGCTTCTTCGAACTTTGATCGGCGCTTGACGAAGCAAGTTTACGACAACGTTCACCGAAACATATTTCTCGATCCG CTCTGTTTGAAGTTCATCGACACTGAACAGTTTCAAAG GCTTCGTGATCTAAAGCAGCTTG GTTTGACACACATGGTTTACCCTGGGGCTGTACATTCTAGATTTGAGCATTCACTTGGGGTGTATTGGCTGGCTGGTGAAGCTATGAATAAACTTGCAACATATCAA GGGACGGAGCTTGATATTGATGGTGATGAAATACAGGCAGTCAAACTTGCTG GACTACTTCATGATGTCGGGCATGGGCCTTTCAGTCACTTATTTGAGCGTGACTTTCTTCCCCAGTTTCTTAATGGCCAGAAATG GTCTCATGAGGACATGTCAGTAAGGATGATAGACTACATTGTTGATGAGCACCATATTGAAGTGGATCCTACAATCCTTAACAAAGTGAAG GAAATGATCACTGCCAGTTCTGAAAATGTGCCAGGAAAA AGTGCAAGGGAAAAAAGTTTCTTATATGAAATTGTTGCAAATGGACGTACTGGAATAGATGTTGACAA GTTTGATTACATTGTTCGAGACACTCGGGCTTGTGGTCTAGGCTGCAGTTTTCATTTTGAGAG GTTAATGGATGCTATGCGAGTTATGGACAATGAGATATGCTATCATAATAATGATT ATCTAACAATCCACAAGATATTTGCCACTCGTGCTGATTTACATCGAACAGTCTATACACATGCCAAAGTGAAG GCTATAGAGCTCATGGTTGTAGATGCTCTGGTGAAAGCAAATGATTTTTCTAGAATTGCTGCTAGGGCTCAAGATCCAGCTTTGTTTTGCGAG TTAAATGactcaattttgaaatttattgagttCTCTTCTAACAATGAGCTCAAGGAGTCTAAAGACTTGATCAATCGCATTCGTAGAAGAGATCTGTACAAG TTCTGTGGTGAGTTTTCTGTTCCAAAGGATAAACTAGACCACTTCAAGGACATAACTTCCAAAGATATAATTTGTTCCCAG AACTCTGGTCCTGTGGAACTCAAGGAAGAAGATGTTGCTGTTAgcattattaaaattgatttgacAAATGGAAGAAATAGCCCTCTTGAAAG GATCAATTTTTTCCAG GATGTGGAGAGCAATGAAAAATTTCCAATCCAAGATGACCGCATCAGTCACTTGCTTCCTTCATCTTATCAAGATATGATCGTGAGGGTGTACGCAAAGAAGCCTGAACTG gttGAAGCGGTTTCTGAggcttttgaaaattttcagcgAAAGACATATGGGACGATTCTACAGGTACATGCAACTCCAGAGAGGAAGAAACATATGCGGTAA
- the LOC107428730 gene encoding uncharacterized protein LOC107428730 isoform X3 gives MVYPGAVHSRFEHSLGVYWLAGEAMNKLATYQGTELDIDGDEIQAVKLAGLLHDVGHGPFSHLFERDFLPQFLNGQKWSHEDMSVRMIDYIVDEHHIEVDPTILNKVKEMITASSENVPGKSAREKSFLYEIVANGRTGIDVDKFDYIVRDTRACGLGCSFHFERLMDAMRVMDNEICYHNNDYLTIHKIFATRADLHRTVYTHAKVKAIELMVVDALVKANDFSRIAARAQDPALFCELNDSILKFIEFSSNNELKESKDLINRIRRRDLYKFCGEFSVPKDKLDHFKDITSKDIICSQNSGPVELKEEDVAVSIIKIDLTNGRNSPLERINFFQDVESNEKFPIQDDRISHLLPSSYQDMIVRVYAKKPELVEAVSEAFENFQRKTYGTILQVHATPERKKHMR, from the exons ATGGTTTACCCTGGGGCTGTACATTCTAGATTTGAGCATTCACTTGGGGTGTATTGGCTGGCTGGTGAAGCTATGAATAAACTTGCAACATATCAA GGGACGGAGCTTGATATTGATGGTGATGAAATACAGGCAGTCAAACTTGCTG GACTACTTCATGATGTCGGGCATGGGCCTTTCAGTCACTTATTTGAGCGTGACTTTCTTCCCCAGTTTCTTAATGGCCAGAAATG GTCTCATGAGGACATGTCAGTAAGGATGATAGACTACATTGTTGATGAGCACCATATTGAAGTGGATCCTACAATCCTTAACAAAGTGAAG GAAATGATCACTGCCAGTTCTGAAAATGTGCCAGGAAAA AGTGCAAGGGAAAAAAGTTTCTTATATGAAATTGTTGCAAATGGACGTACTGGAATAGATGTTGACAA GTTTGATTACATTGTTCGAGACACTCGGGCTTGTGGTCTAGGCTGCAGTTTTCATTTTGAGAG GTTAATGGATGCTATGCGAGTTATGGACAATGAGATATGCTATCATAATAATGATT ATCTAACAATCCACAAGATATTTGCCACTCGTGCTGATTTACATCGAACAGTCTATACACATGCCAAAGTGAAG GCTATAGAGCTCATGGTTGTAGATGCTCTGGTGAAAGCAAATGATTTTTCTAGAATTGCTGCTAGGGCTCAAGATCCAGCTTTGTTTTGCGAG TTAAATGactcaattttgaaatttattgagttCTCTTCTAACAATGAGCTCAAGGAGTCTAAAGACTTGATCAATCGCATTCGTAGAAGAGATCTGTACAAG TTCTGTGGTGAGTTTTCTGTTCCAAAGGATAAACTAGACCACTTCAAGGACATAACTTCCAAAGATATAATTTGTTCCCAG AACTCTGGTCCTGTGGAACTCAAGGAAGAAGATGTTGCTGTTAgcattattaaaattgatttgacAAATGGAAGAAATAGCCCTCTTGAAAG GATCAATTTTTTCCAG GATGTGGAGAGCAATGAAAAATTTCCAATCCAAGATGACCGCATCAGTCACTTGCTTCCTTCATCTTATCAAGATATGATCGTGAGGGTGTACGCAAAGAAGCCTGAACTG gttGAAGCGGTTTCTGAggcttttgaaaattttcagcgAAAGACATATGGGACGATTCTACAGGTACATGCAACTCCAGAGAGGAAGAAACATATGCGGTAA